TGTTCTGCTGCGCGATGTTCCCGATGATCGACGTCGGAAGGCGCTCCGACGCCGGCGCAATCGCCAGGCACAGGGTCTCCGCCTGCACCACCACGAACGTGTTCAACGGCTTCAGCGTCACCGTCGCACCGCCGCCCAGCCCCAGCTTCACGTCGGGGATCTTCGCTGCGATCTGCCCCTCCTTTAGCCCGCTCACGTTGTAGCACAGCGGCAGCTCGAGGTCCTCCGGCGGCGGGGCCTTCGGGAGCTTGACCCGCCCGGCCAGCTCCTTCACAAGCGGGTCTAGCAGCGCCTTGTCGAGGAACGTCAGCGTCGTGCCGGAGTCGACGATGGCGGGGGTCTGGCGCGGCGCCCTGTAGGTCGCGCTGCCGACCTTGACGGACGCGAGCTCGATGGTGTAGTAGGTCCTCACCCTGGACGGGATCAGCGGCGTCGTGGCCGCGCCCGGCTCCGTCACGGCGGCGCGGGCGCCGAAGTTGAGCGCGGAGGAGGCGTTGATGGAGTAGGGCACGAGGCAGTAGGAGAACCTCCGGCCGACCGAGGCGTGTGCGCCGAGCTGCGTGACGAGGGAGAGGTTGGTGTTGCCGAGGCCGACGAGGCTGTCCCCGATGAAGGAGCCGACAAAGTTCGTGCCGCAGCCGAAGTTGACGTTTGGCACGCGCGTCGTGCGGTCGCCGCAGCGGGCGCCGGGGGCGTCGGCGAAGGTGAAGGTCTCGGtggagaggaggccgctcgtcgccgaGCCGTcgccgtagtagtagtagtaggtgcACTTGTCGCCGCCGGCGCAGGACGAGTCCGGGAGAGCGCGGCACGCGCCGGAGTCGCAGCCCACGAGGCGGTACGTCTTGGACTTGGAGGGGTCGAACACGACGCCCGGCCGCGGCGGGGGCGATGGCGCGTCGCCGGCAAACGCCGGGCCAGGACCGTGGGCTCCCTTCTTGCTGCAGTTGAGCCAGATCAGGTCGCTGCCGGTGTCGGCGATGGCGAGCAGACGGGTGGGCGGCGTGCCCACGTTCACGGCCATCAGGTACTCGAACGGCGTGGAGGTGAGCTCAGACACGACGCCGTGGGCCGACGGTGCGTCGGCGCGGGCGTAGGAGCGCGCGAGCGCCTTGACCACGCGCCCGTGCGCGGTGAGCGAGGGATCGTGGAACGGCGACCCGACGGAGTCGCGGTGGATGAACTCCACACTGAACCCATCGCCGCCGTACGCCGTGCAAGCGCACAGCTGCGCCGTgaggacgacgccgacgccgacgagcAGGAGAGCGAGAGATACCCTCGTCGTCGCAGCCATTGTGACCTAGTGGAACTCAACTCCCAAGGATCggttgctgctgctgttatgcAGAGTAGACAAGTATATATAAATAGGGGAATTTGCCAAAGTAATTAATGGCGAGATGAATTGGGCAAGTCAGGATATATATGTGATATGAAGTGCTGATTGTTGACGAATACTCCCTCTGCCAGCCCGCTGCGTAAATATGCGCATTTAATTATCTTCTGCACCAAGTATATGGAATTAAGGGTAGATTCCATGTATTGGAgagctggagaggaggaggagatcaTCTTGTGCGTGAAACTGAAGATTTTGCTATTAATTCCTGATAAAAGATTACTTGCCAAGGCTGGCAGTGATTGATTGTTGTCAG
The sequence above is drawn from the Triticum aestivum cultivar Chinese Spring chromosome 7A, IWGSC CS RefSeq v2.1, whole genome shotgun sequence genome and encodes:
- the LOC123153001 gene encoding aspartic proteinase CDR1-like → MAATTRVSLALLLVGVGVVLTAQLCACTAYGGDGFSVEFIHRDSVGSPFHDPSLTAHGRVVKALARSYARADAPSAHGVVSELTSTPFEYLMAVNVGTPPTRLLAIADTGSDLIWLNCSKKGAHGPGPAFAGDAPSPPPRPGVVFDPSKSKTYRLVGCDSGACRALPDSSCAGGDKCTYYYYYGDGSATSGLLSTETFTFADAPGARCGDRTTRVPNVNFGCGTNFVGSFIGDSLVGLGNTNLSLVTQLGAHASVGRRFSYCLVPYSINASSALNFGARAAVTEPGAATTPLIPSRVRTYYTIELASVKVGSATYRAPRQTPAIVDSGTTLTFLDKALLDPLVKELAGRVKLPKAPPPEDLELPLCYNVSGLKEGQIAAKIPDVKLGLGGGATVTLKPLNTFVVVQAETLCLAIAPASERLPTSIIGNIAQQNMHVGYDLDKRTVTFAAADCARSHHGRGHGHAPAPAHHAHARAPTPAPAHAPSRAPAPAPAHERLRVGV